From Candidatus Binatia bacterium, the proteins below share one genomic window:
- a CDS encoding mercuric reductase, which translates to MRSDIPAALLPLDEHNARLAANVRPDDWVNPTPRGRYNLVVVGAGAAGLVSAAGAAGLGARVAIVERELMGGDCLNVGCVPSKGIVSAARVAATARHGSDFGIAGNERVTVDFGRAMERMRRLRADLSKVDSVARFRDLGVDVFLGQATFTGPDRLGVGGRELQFSRAVIATGARAAAPPIPGLDQVPYLTNETVFSLTELPGRLGIVGAGPIGCEMAQSFARFGSEVHLIEALHGVLPREETDAAEIVRRALDRDGVRLRCCGKDLRIEQRGNGIRILVESHGSSLDVVVDRLLVSVGRAPNVDGLGLEAAGVAYDGKKGVLVDDRLRTSNKRIFAAGDICSRYQFTHAADFMARIVIQNALFFGRRSAGALTIPWCTYTSPELAHVGLYPAEAEARGIEIDTFDQKLDEVDRAVLEGEAEGFVRVHVARGTDRIVGATIVAANAGNLIGTMSLAMTQKIGLGAIASTIYPYPTQGEAIRKVGDRYNRTRLTPTVKRLFDRWFSWRR; encoded by the coding sequence ATGAGAAGCGACATCCCCGCGGCACTGCTGCCGCTCGACGAACACAACGCTCGACTGGCCGCCAATGTGCGCCCCGACGATTGGGTGAACCCGACGCCGCGCGGGCGCTACAACCTGGTTGTCGTCGGGGCGGGCGCCGCCGGCCTCGTCTCGGCGGCAGGTGCGGCGGGTCTCGGTGCTCGGGTGGCGATCGTCGAACGCGAATTGATGGGCGGCGACTGCCTCAACGTCGGCTGTGTTCCTTCGAAAGGCATCGTCAGCGCCGCGCGAGTCGCCGCCACGGCACGCCACGGCAGCGACTTCGGCATCGCCGGAAACGAGCGGGTGACGGTTGACTTCGGCCGCGCCATGGAGCGGATGCGGCGGCTGCGCGCCGACCTCAGCAAGGTCGACTCGGTCGCGCGCTTTCGCGATCTCGGGGTCGACGTCTTCCTTGGTCAGGCCACCTTTACCGGCCCCGACCGCTTGGGCGTCGGCGGTCGCGAACTGCAGTTCAGTCGCGCGGTTATCGCCACCGGGGCCCGGGCCGCCGCACCGCCGATCCCCGGACTCGATCAGGTGCCCTATCTGACCAACGAGACCGTGTTCTCGCTAACCGAACTACCCGGGCGGCTGGGCATCGTCGGCGCCGGACCGATCGGTTGCGAGATGGCACAGTCCTTTGCGCGCTTCGGCAGCGAGGTCCATCTGATCGAGGCGCTGCACGGCGTTCTGCCCCGCGAGGAGACCGACGCAGCCGAGATCGTGCGCCGGGCGCTCGATCGGGACGGGGTTCGGCTCCGCTGCTGCGGCAAGGATCTTCGCATCGAGCAACGCGGCAACGGGATTCGCATCCTCGTGGAGTCGCACGGCAGCAGTCTCGACGTCGTCGTCGATCGGCTTCTCGTCTCCGTGGGGCGCGCACCCAACGTCGATGGGCTCGGCCTCGAAGCCGCCGGCGTCGCGTACGATGGGAAAAAGGGCGTGCTCGTCGACGATCGTTTGCGAACTTCCAACAAGCGCATCTTTGCCGCCGGCGACATCTGCTCGCGCTACCAGTTCACGCACGCCGCCGACTTCATGGCGCGAATCGTGATCCAGAACGCGCTCTTTTTCGGCCGCCGGAGCGCCGGCGCATTGACGATCCCGTGGTGTACATACACGTCACCCGAGCTGGCGCACGTGGGTCTGTATCCCGCCGAAGCGGAGGCGCGGGGGATCGAGATCGACACGTTCGATCAGAAGCTCGACGAAGTCGATCGCGCCGTCCTCGAAGGCGAAGCGGAGGGCTTCGTCCGTGTCCACGTCGCCAGAGGGACCGACCGCATTGTCGGCGCGACCATCGTGGCCGCCAACGCCGGCAATCTGATCGGCACGATGTCTCTGGCGATGACGCAAAAGATCGGCCTCGGTGCGATCGCGTCGACGATCTATCCCTACCCGACGCAGGGCGAGGCGATCCGCAAGGTGGGAGACCGGTACAACCGCACAAGGCTCACGCCAACGGTGAAACGCCTCTTCGACCGCTGGTTTTCGTGGCGGCGCTGA
- a CDS encoding 3-oxoacyl-ACP synthase III family protein produces MSGALLGVGHYLPSLADCAGVRRPRALEPGGPSTLAVPAAEAALSRAALTAEDVDFIVFATMTPDVTFPGSACYLQPQLGARKIGALDVRAQCAGFVFGLVVADRLVQAGKYRRVLVAGAEVHSAGLDYSPTGADVARLYGDGAGVAIVGPSAGSAGILATAVHTDGSRYRDFWCEYPASRQHPLRVSVENFRAGGHFPKLDKAAVRRFGEASLPAVIGEVLAAAGLRAEAVDRFVVGHVLSEVGEAVGRSIGARASQLNIPAARYGHLSAAALPVALSEEIAAGTLGGGAVVCLAASGAGAAWGAAVIRL; encoded by the coding sequence ATGAGCGGCGCATTGCTCGGCGTGGGCCATTACCTGCCATCGCTTGCCGACTGCGCCGGCGTGCGGCGTCCGCGCGCGCTCGAACCCGGCGGCCCGTCGACGCTCGCGGTCCCGGCGGCCGAGGCCGCGCTTTCCCGCGCCGCACTCACGGCGGAGGACGTCGACTTCATCGTGTTTGCGACGATGACGCCGGACGTGACCTTTCCGGGCTCGGCCTGCTACCTGCAGCCGCAACTGGGCGCGCGGAAGATCGGCGCTCTCGACGTCCGCGCCCAGTGCGCCGGCTTCGTTTTCGGGCTCGTCGTTGCCGATCGGTTAGTGCAGGCCGGTAAGTACCGCCGCGTGCTGGTGGCTGGCGCGGAGGTTCACTCCGCCGGGTTGGACTACTCGCCGACGGGGGCGGATGTGGCGCGGCTTTACGGTGACGGTGCCGGTGTGGCGATCGTCGGACCATCGGCGGGCAGTGCCGGCATTCTGGCCACGGCGGTACACACCGACGGCAGCCGCTATCGCGATTTCTGGTGCGAGTATCCGGCGAGCCGCCAGCACCCGCTACGCGTCAGCGTGGAAAACTTCCGCGCCGGAGGGCATTTCCCGAAGCTCGACAAGGCAGCGGTACGCCGGTTCGGCGAAGCGTCCTTGCCGGCCGTTATCGGGGAAGTGCTGGCGGCAGCCGGGTTGCGCGCCGAGGCGGTCGACCGCTTCGTCGTCGGACACGTACTGTCCGAGGTGGGCGAAGCCGTCGGCCGCAGCATCGGTGCGCGCGCGTCGCAACTCAACATACCCGCCGCCCGGTACGGGCATCTCTCCGCGGCGGCGCTGCCGGTTGCCCTCAGCGAGGAGATCGCGGCCGGTACGCTCGGCGGCGGCGCGGTCGTGTGCCTGGCGGCTTCTGGCGCCGGTGCCGCTTGGGGCGCCGCGGTGATCCGACTGTAG
- a CDS encoding TVP38/TMEM64 family protein produces MEVDTMAAEQKRETRPGPRGVAARRLRLVAVIVAGAVGAVLLGLARTLNVQEQLLALVGWIRDAGWPGLALFGLVYVAATVLFLPGSVLTLGAGFAYGVGLGTAAVVVAANLGAVVAFFLGRTVARGWVAARVQGNPRFAAIDRAVGRAGLKIVLLTRLSPIFPFNLLNYAFGVTGVSTRDYVLGSLIGMLPGTLMYVYLGSLITSVSELAAGRASGGSTQQLFYFSGLAATVVVSVYVTHIARRALAEATDGAARG; encoded by the coding sequence ATGGAGGTGGATACGATGGCCGCGGAGCAAAAACGAGAGACGCGGCCCGGACCTCGAGGGGTTGCCGCCCGGCGGCTGAGGTTAGTTGCCGTAATCGTGGCGGGGGCTGTGGGGGCTGTACTGCTGGGTTTGGCAAGGACCCTGAATGTTCAGGAACAACTGCTCGCCCTCGTCGGCTGGATTCGCGACGCCGGCTGGCCCGGGCTCGCCCTTTTCGGGCTGGTCTACGTGGCCGCGACCGTTCTGTTCTTGCCCGGTTCGGTGCTCACTCTGGGGGCTGGATTCGCATACGGAGTCGGGCTTGGTACGGCGGCGGTGGTCGTGGCGGCGAACCTCGGTGCGGTCGTGGCGTTCTTTCTCGGACGGACCGTGGCTCGCGGCTGGGTGGCAGCCAGGGTTCAGGGCAACCCCCGTTTCGCGGCCATCGACCGCGCTGTTGGCCGGGCCGGACTGAAGATCGTGTTATTGACTCGGCTGTCGCCGATCTTCCCGTTCAATCTATTGAACTACGCTTTCGGCGTGACGGGAGTTAGCACCCGCGATTACGTGTTGGGGTCCCTGATCGGCATGCTGCCGGGAACGTTGATGTACGTGTACCTTGGCTCGCTGATCACCAGCGTGAGCGAGCTTGCCGCTGGCCGCGCCTCGGGCGGCAGCACGCAGCAGCTCTTCTACTTTTCCGGGCTTGCCGCCACGGTCGTCGTCAGCGTCTACGTCACGCACATCGCCCGCCGGGCCCTCGCCGAGGCGACCGACGGCGCCGCTCGCGGCTAG
- a CDS encoding sigma-70 family RNA polymerase sigma factor, whose protein sequence is MKLDHERRHVCEEVAVYEYVNEYEYGGEAGSAAPADGGPNQSRHAIAEAKPWLETVKSCTVGRKVMEERDEAALVAAVRSGDAVAFEDLIRPYEGRVYQTVLRIVRNEADAADVYQGAIMRAFENLDGFRGDAAFGTWLHQIGVNAALMHRRSAQRNPTTAEADLPRFNWMGGYARPVQDWSESAEDRVYRSQLRKELSAALDQLPHPDRTVVWLKDALGLSHDEIAMATDSTVLAVRSRLHRARLRLRERLAGLFGGDR, encoded by the coding sequence ATGAAGTTGGACCACGAACGACGGCACGTCTGCGAGGAAGTGGCCGTGTACGAGTACGTGAACGAGTACGAGTACGGAGGAGAGGCCGGCTCGGCGGCGCCGGCAGATGGAGGGCCGAACCAGTCACGGCACGCCATTGCTGAAGCGAAGCCGTGGCTGGAAACGGTCAAATCGTGTACCGTCGGGCGCAAAGTCATGGAGGAACGCGACGAAGCAGCCCTCGTTGCCGCCGTGCGGTCCGGCGACGCCGTGGCATTCGAGGACCTGATCCGCCCGTACGAAGGACGCGTCTACCAGACCGTGCTCCGGATCGTCCGCAACGAGGCTGACGCCGCCGACGTGTATCAGGGCGCGATCATGAGAGCATTCGAGAACCTCGACGGCTTTCGCGGCGATGCCGCCTTTGGCACCTGGCTGCACCAGATTGGCGTCAACGCCGCGCTGATGCACCGGCGATCCGCGCAGCGCAATCCGACGACTGCCGAAGCAGATCTCCCGCGCTTCAACTGGATGGGCGGTTACGCGCGTCCTGTGCAGGACTGGAGCGAATCGGCGGAGGACCGGGTGTATCGATCGCAGTTGCGTAAGGAACTCAGCGCCGCTCTGGACCAACTGCCGCACCCCGATCGAACCGTGGTGTGGCTGAAGGACGCCCTCGGTCTCAGTCACGACGAAATCGCAATGGCGACCGATTCGACCGTCCTCGCCGTGCGCAGCCGGCTGCACCGTGCTCGCCTTCGCCTGCGCGAACGGCTGGCGGGGCTTTTCGGGGGTGACCGATGA
- a CDS encoding methyltransferase domain-containing protein: protein MKVEASVLERYSRGAARREASLCCPVDYNEKYLEIIPAEVIERDYGCGDPSAHVRPGDVVLDLGSGSGKVCFIAAQVVGPTGRVVGVDMNPDMLALARRHAPDIAAKLGYGNVQFVRGRIQDLRTDLDAVDRYLSRHPIASQDDLWAFEATREEQRETRPLVADESIDVVVSNCVLNLVRDDDKQILLNEIFRVLRIGGRAAISDIVSDEPVPETLKQDPELWSGCISGAFQEKAFLDAFAAAGFYGIEILKRDAEPWRTVQGIEFRSVTVRAWKGKQGPCWEHNQAVIYRGPWSEVRDDDGHTLTRGVPVAVCEKTFRLYGQEPYAADIIPVPPRTPVAPEAAQPFDCSRATVRAPRETKGLEYDLTSGAETGACGGNGSCC from the coding sequence TTGAAAGTCGAAGCGTCAGTCCTGGAGCGCTATTCGCGCGGCGCCGCAAGGCGCGAAGCGAGCCTCTGCTGCCCGGTGGACTACAACGAGAAATACCTCGAGATCATCCCGGCCGAAGTGATCGAACGGGACTACGGCTGTGGGGACCCGTCCGCTCACGTGCGCCCCGGAGACGTCGTACTCGATCTCGGCTCCGGAAGCGGCAAGGTCTGCTTCATCGCGGCGCAGGTGGTCGGACCCACAGGGCGGGTCGTCGGCGTGGACATGAATCCGGACATGCTGGCCCTGGCGCGCCGCCACGCACCCGACATCGCCGCGAAGCTCGGTTACGGTAACGTCCAGTTCGTCCGTGGGCGAATCCAGGATCTGCGCACCGACCTCGATGCCGTGGACCGCTACCTGTCGCGGCATCCGATCGCCTCGCAGGACGACCTGTGGGCCTTCGAGGCTACCCGCGAGGAACAACGCGAGACGCGCCCGCTGGTCGCCGACGAGTCCATCGACGTCGTCGTGTCGAACTGCGTCTTGAATCTCGTCCGCGACGACGACAAGCAGATACTGCTCAACGAGATCTTTCGCGTCCTGCGAATCGGGGGACGGGCGGCGATCTCCGATATCGTCTCGGACGAACCGGTGCCGGAGACGCTCAAACAAGACCCGGAGTTGTGGTCAGGGTGCATCTCGGGAGCGTTCCAGGAAAAGGCCTTTCTCGACGCGTTCGCCGCCGCCGGGTTCTACGGCATCGAGATTCTGAAGCGTGACGCCGAACCGTGGCGGACGGTGCAGGGCATCGAGTTCCGTTCGGTCACGGTGCGGGCGTGGAAGGGAAAGCAGGGGCCGTGCTGGGAACACAATCAGGCCGTCATCTACCGCGGTCCCTGGAGCGAGGTCCGCGACGACGATGGACACACCCTCACGCGCGGCGTACCGGTGGCCGTTTGCGAGAAGACGTTCCGTCTCTATGGGCAGGAACCCTACGCCGCCGACATCATACCGGTGCCTCCGCGGACTCCCGTGGCGCCCGAGGCGGCGCAACCTTTCGATTGTTCGCGCGCCACGGTGCGCGCTCCGCGCGAGACCAAGGGGCTGGAGTACGATCTGACCAGCGGGGCAGAGACCGGGGCTTGCGGCGGTAACGGGAGCTGTTGCTGA
- a CDS encoding type II toxin-antitoxin system VapC family toxin: MVRFWDTSAIVPLCVTEPATAAVRELTDSDSSFVVWWASRTECVSAFACRRRDGVLSPSSERYAGEALDALSAAWSEIQPSAALRRRAERLLGAHALRAADAFQLAAALLWTQGETRGREFVSFDQRLREAAAREGFSILPE, from the coding sequence ATGGTGAGGTTCTGGGACACCTCCGCCATCGTACCGCTGTGCGTCACGGAGCCGGCGACCGCCGCGGTCAGGGAGCTGACCGACTCTGACTCATCGTTCGTCGTCTGGTGGGCCAGCCGCACCGAATGCGTATCGGCCTTTGCGTGCCGTCGCCGTGACGGGGTGCTGAGCCCGTCAAGCGAGCGCTACGCCGGCGAGGCGCTCGATGCACTGTCGGCGGCGTGGTCGGAGATCCAACCCAGCGCGGCGCTGCGCCGTCGCGCGGAACGACTTCTCGGCGCGCATGCGCTACGGGCCGCCGACGCCTTCCAACTCGCAGCCGCGCTGCTGTGGACACAGGGGGAAACCCGCGGACGCGAGTTCGTCTCGTTCGACCAGCGTTTGCGCGAGGCCGCGGCGCGAGAAGGGTTCTCGATCCTGCCCGAGTAA
- a CDS encoding DUF3047 domain-containing protein, which translates to MAKSLLAAVVLTGLADTGIAQNVLVREDFESGLSDRWVERGFPSIERTNRFSLVSDPDGNRYLEAISDRSTSGKGLWLEFDPLRCAAVSWRWKISNVIATADLERKEGDDSAAKLYVVFDGPSRWNPVDKRLLIYVWDNRLPRGTVLPNAWEPEKARMVVLQSGAERVGQWVNERVDLANDFRRAFPGEESLQVEALAFMADTDNTGTRVTAGFDDLSVRCDSTGSSR; encoded by the coding sequence ATGGCGAAATCGCTGCTCGCAGCGGTTGTATTGACGGGGCTGGCAGACACGGGCATCGCGCAGAATGTCCTCGTGCGAGAAGATTTCGAATCGGGGCTCTCGGACCGCTGGGTCGAGCGCGGCTTTCCGAGCATAGAGAGAACCAACCGCTTCTCCCTCGTGTCCGATCCGGACGGCAACCGATATCTGGAGGCGATCAGCGATCGCTCCACATCCGGCAAGGGTCTGTGGCTGGAATTCGATCCCCTCCGTTGCGCCGCAGTGAGCTGGCGGTGGAAGATCTCGAACGTAATCGCCACCGCGGATCTCGAGCGCAAGGAAGGCGACGATTCGGCGGCCAAGCTCTACGTCGTCTTCGACGGACCGTCCCGGTGGAACCCCGTCGACAAGCGTCTTCTTATCTATGTCTGGGACAACCGGCTGCCCAGAGGCACCGTCCTTCCCAACGCCTGGGAACCGGAGAAGGCACGGATGGTCGTCCTCCAAAGCGGTGCGGAGAGAGTCGGGCAGTGGGTGAACGAGCGGGTGGACCTGGCAAACGACTTCCGCCGCGCGTTCCCGGGCGAAGAATCGCTCCAGGTCGAGGCCCTGGCGTTCATGGCCGATACGGACAACACCGGCACGCGGGTAACGGCAGGATTCGACGATCTGTCCGTTCGCTGCGATTCCACCGGATCGAGCCGCTGA
- a CDS encoding DUF1956 domain-containing protein, with translation MQREFTDPTEALPVVLDEFVRPMFQEMAAIIARMEPSLDAEAVRRCTFSCVGQVVFFRFAMPAVLGVLGAEAYPPDFAARTAEHIGEFSLGGLARIGRRSRTERQGHAAPSRRGRPRKQVSYAAQS, from the coding sequence ATGCAGCGCGAGTTCACCGACCCTACCGAGGCCCTGCCCGTCGTCCTCGACGAGTTCGTACGCCCCATGTTCCAGGAAATGGCCGCCATCATCGCGCGCATGGAGCCGTCGCTGGACGCCGAGGCGGTGCGCCGCTGCACCTTCAGTTGCGTCGGTCAGGTGGTTTTCTTCCGCTTCGCCATGCCCGCCGTGCTCGGCGTGCTCGGCGCCGAAGCCTATCCGCCGGACTTCGCAGCCCGCACCGCCGAGCACATCGGCGAGTTCTCCCTCGGCGGCCTTGCCCGCATCGGCCGCCGGTCTCGAACCGAACGCCAGGGTCACGCGGCCCCCTCCCGTCGAGGCCGGCCGAGGAAGCAGGTGTCTTATGCCGCCCAGAGCTAG
- the arsS gene encoding arsenosugar biosynthesis radical SAM protein ArsS (Some members of this family are selenoproteins.), producing MARSGGALPQPENAESFPDFSAAARAVSPEGLRRERVTTLQVNVGKLCNMACHHCHVDAGPKRREIMPRKVAERVIELLAANPAVATLDLTGGAPELNPSFRRLVTEARRLGREVIDRCNLSVLFERGQEDLAEFLAANEAHVVASLPCYSAANVDRQRGNRAFETSIGGLRRLNQLGYGCDDPSRRLDLVYNPVGAFLPPAQAELEGRYKDELRRGFGVEFDRLLTITNMPIKRFAAWLEKAGQLDAYMGLLVNHFNPATLPGLMCRSLVSVAWDGTVYDCDFNQMLGLALGAGEERTVWNLSDFEALAQRDVATGSHCFGCTAGAGSSCSGALQ from the coding sequence ATGGCCCGTTCAGGCGGGGCCCTGCCACAACCGGAGAACGCCGAGTCGTTTCCGGATTTCTCCGCGGCTGCCCGGGCCGTTTCACCGGAGGGCTTGCGGCGCGAGCGCGTGACCACACTCCAGGTCAACGTCGGCAAGCTCTGCAACATGGCGTGCCATCACTGCCATGTCGACGCGGGGCCGAAGCGGCGCGAGATCATGCCCCGCAAGGTTGCCGAGCGGGTGATCGAGCTGCTGGCGGCGAACCCTGCCGTCGCTACCCTCGACCTCACCGGCGGCGCCCCGGAGCTCAATCCGAGCTTTCGCCGGCTGGTCACCGAAGCGCGCCGTCTCGGGCGGGAGGTGATCGACCGGTGCAACCTCTCGGTGCTCTTCGAGCGCGGGCAGGAGGATCTCGCCGAGTTCCTGGCCGCCAACGAAGCTCACGTGGTGGCCAGCCTCCCTTGCTACAGCGCAGCCAACGTCGATCGGCAGCGCGGCAATCGGGCGTTCGAGACCAGCATCGGCGGGTTGCGCCGTCTCAACCAGCTCGGCTACGGCTGCGACGATCCCTCGCGGCGGCTGGATCTCGTCTACAATCCCGTCGGCGCCTTCCTCCCGCCCGCGCAGGCTGAACTCGAAGGGCGCTACAAGGACGAACTGCGACGCGGATTCGGCGTCGAATTCGATCGGCTGCTCACGATTACGAACATGCCCATCAAGCGGTTCGCCGCCTGGCTGGAGAAGGCCGGTCAGCTCGACGCCTACATGGGCCTGCTGGTCAACCATTTCAACCCCGCGACCCTGCCGGGGCTCATGTGCCGCTCCCTGGTGAGCGTCGCCTGGGACGGCACCGTGTACGACTGCGATTTCAACCAGATGCTCGGTCTCGCTCTCGGCGCCGGGGAGGAGCGAACCGTCTGGAATCTGTCCGATTTCGAGGCGCTGGCCCAACGGGACGTCGCTACGGGCTCGCACTGTTTCGGCTGCACGGCGGGGGCGGGGTCGAGCTGCTCGGGGGCGCTGCAATGA
- a CDS encoding zf-HC2 domain-containing protein: protein MKRPMALLMRLMGHRTCEDVVSVLQGYFDGTLAPGLAAAIERHFRHCPDCRAFSRTYGETIRLTGELAAADIPDEVRRRVRAALRERLAHHER, encoded by the coding sequence ATGAAGCGGCCGATGGCCTTGCTGATGCGCTTGATGGGACACCGCACCTGCGAGGACGTCGTCTCCGTCCTGCAGGGTTACTTCGACGGAACCCTCGCCCCCGGGCTCGCCGCGGCGATCGAACGACACTTCCGCCACTGTCCCGACTGCCGTGCCTTCTCCAGGACCTACGGCGAGACGATTCGGCTGACCGGCGAGCTGGCCGCGGCCGACATTCCGGACGAGGTACGAAGGCGGGTCAGAGCAGCGCTCCGCGAGCGACTCGCGCACCATGAGCGCTAG
- a CDS encoding HlyD family efflux transporter periplasmic adaptor subunit — protein MPPRARRIVPLAVAVAVAVVAVWYVRRTDGPAHFTGFVEGEERVIRSEVSARIVDVPFAEGVAVPADAIVARLDDRDIQARLASKREEIAVLDHEIATQIERIALVESTWQREREASAADLRSAEAAAELADKTFARERELVARGISSAQRLDDTSAQRDTTRGIADKTRQVLARVEAEERQIALARRELDTLRGKRDLARAQLGEIDVLAAKYVVRAPSTPTVVQTQFAWPGELAQPGTAVVAVIDPADKYVQIYVPVADVAAVPLGRKVSIELDSQPGRRIPGEVSFVADTANFTPEKIETRSDRLGQVYRVKVRVLDGVAGLQPGTEGNVYLEDDPAALSTTHAR, from the coding sequence ATGCCGCCCAGAGCTAGACGCATCGTCCCGCTGGCCGTCGCCGTCGCCGTCGCCGTCGTCGCCGTGTGGTACGTGCGGCGCACCGACGGCCCGGCACACTTCACCGGCTTCGTCGAAGGCGAAGAGCGCGTCATCCGCAGCGAGGTCAGCGCCCGCATCGTCGACGTCCCCTTTGCCGAAGGTGTCGCCGTACCTGCCGACGCCATCGTCGCTCGCCTCGACGACCGCGACATCCAGGCCCGCCTCGCCTCCAAACGCGAAGAGATCGCCGTCCTCGATCACGAGATCGCGACCCAGATTGAACGCATCGCGCTCGTCGAAAGCACCTGGCAGCGCGAACGCGAGGCCAGCGCCGCCGATCTGCGCAGCGCCGAGGCGGCCGCCGAACTCGCCGACAAGACCTTCGCGCGCGAACGCGAACTCGTCGCCCGCGGCATCAGCTCCGCACAACGCCTCGACGACACCTCCGCCCAACGCGACACGACCCGCGGCATCGCCGACAAGACGCGGCAGGTGCTCGCCCGGGTCGAGGCCGAGGAACGCCAGATCGCCCTCGCCCGGCGCGAGCTCGACACCCTGCGCGGCAAACGCGATCTGGCCCGGGCCCAGCTCGGCGAGATCGATGTGCTCGCCGCGAAGTACGTCGTGCGCGCCCCGTCGACGCCTACCGTCGTACAGACGCAGTTCGCCTGGCCGGGCGAGCTGGCGCAGCCCGGCACCGCCGTGGTCGCCGTTATCGACCCGGCCGACAAGTACGTCCAGATTTACGTGCCGGTTGCCGATGTGGCCGCGGTTCCGCTCGGTCGCAAGGTCTCCATCGAACTCGACAGTCAACCTGGCCGCCGCATTCCCGGGGAGGTCAGCTTCGTGGCCGATACCGCTAACTTCACCCCGGAGAAGATCGAGACCCGCAGCGATCGCCTCGGTCAGGTGTACCGGGTCAAGGTGCGCGTCCTCGATGGTGTCGCCGGCCTGCAACCCGGCACCGAGGGCAACGTCTACCTCGAAGACGACCCCGCCGCCCTGAGCACCACGCATGCACGCTGA
- a CDS encoding inorganic phosphate transporter, with product MIWMLAGAVVLLAYSNGANDNFKGVATLYGSKVLSYRSALLLATGATMLGSFSALAFGSALLQNFSGKGLVPDALAADPRFLAAVGLGAALTVLLATRLGFPISSTHALIGALVGAGFARAGADVNVARLGSVFIAPLIASPLVASVLAGGQYPVLQTMRRRLGIEANTCACVGAELVPLPNGIGTAAALSAITASVGTRHECAARYGGTILGIEASRALNVLHGLSAAAVSFARGVNDTPKIAALLLAAPFLAPQHEVAIVGLVIAAGGLLHARGVAETMSHRITAMNPGQAFTGNLTAALLVLLASRLGFSVSTTHVACGALFGIGSISGQARWGMIGRILSAWAITVPVAAVLAGIAATLMK from the coding sequence ATGATCTGGATGCTCGCCGGCGCCGTCGTTCTGCTCGCCTACTCGAACGGCGCCAACGACAACTTCAAGGGCGTCGCCACGCTCTACGGCAGCAAGGTGCTGAGTTACCGCTCGGCATTGCTGCTGGCGACCGGCGCAACCATGCTGGGATCGTTTTCGGCCCTGGCCTTTGGCTCCGCACTGCTCCAAAACTTCAGCGGCAAGGGACTGGTACCGGACGCGCTCGCCGCCGATCCGCGCTTTCTCGCCGCCGTCGGGCTGGGCGCCGCACTGACGGTGCTGTTGGCCACCCGCCTGGGCTTTCCCATATCGAGCACTCACGCCCTGATCGGCGCGCTCGTCGGCGCGGGTTTTGCCCGCGCCGGTGCGGACGTCAACGTCGCGCGGCTTGGTTCGGTGTTCATCGCACCCTTGATTGCCAGCCCGCTGGTTGCGTCCGTGCTGGCGGGCGGGCAGTACCCTGTGTTGCAGACGATGCGCCGGAGGTTGGGGATCGAGGCCAACACCTGCGCTTGCGTAGGTGCGGAGTTGGTGCCGCTGCCGAACGGCATCGGCACGGCGGCGGCATTGTCGGCGATCACCGCAAGCGTCGGAACGCGGCACGAATGCGCGGCGCGCTACGGAGGCACAATCCTCGGGATCGAAGCCTCGCGGGCGCTGAACGTATTGCACGGCCTGTCGGCGGCGGCGGTAAGCTTCGCGCGTGGAGTCAACGACACCCCTAAGATCGCCGCTCTGCTTCTCGCCGCGCCGTTTCTGGCGCCGCAGCACGAGGTGGCGATCGTGGGCCTGGTAATCGCCGCCGGTGGGCTCCTCCACGCCAGAGGGGTGGCCGAGACGATGAGTCACCGCATCACGGCCATGAACCCCGGCCAGGCTTTCACGGGAAACCTTACCGCCGCCTTGCTCGTACTGCTGGCCAGCCGCCTCGGCTTCTCCGTATCGACGACTCACGTCGCCTGCGGGGCGCTGTTCGGTATCGGCTCGATCTCCGGGCAGGCGCGCTGGGGAATGATCGGCCGGATTCTGTCGGCGTGGGCGATCACCGTGCCGGTGGCAGCGGTCCTGGCGGGCATCGCGGCGACTCTCATGAAGTGA
- a CDS encoding type II toxin-antitoxin system prevent-host-death family antitoxin translates to MVKTAAVAELKAHLSRFLRRVKAGDEILVTERDVPVARIVPVAPVGDERLRGLERQGLVKIGSGKLPKDFWTRPRGEDPRGLVRAAVGEEREEGW, encoded by the coding sequence ATGGTCAAGACCGCGGCTGTCGCCGAGCTCAAGGCGCATCTCAGTCGGTTTCTTCGCCGCGTGAAGGCGGGCGATGAGATCCTGGTCACCGAGCGCGACGTTCCGGTGGCTCGCATCGTTCCGGTGGCGCCCGTGGGCGACGAGCGCCTGCGTGGACTCGAGCGACAGGGTCTCGTCAAGATCGGAAGCGGGAAGCTCCCGAAGGACTTCTGGACGCGCCCGCGGGGTGAGGATCCTCGGGGCCTTGTGCGCGCGGCGGTTGGCGAAGAACGCGAGGAGGGATGGTGA